The following proteins come from a genomic window of Hydractinia symbiolongicarpus strain clone_291-10 chromosome 2, HSymV2.1, whole genome shotgun sequence:
- the LOC130629830 gene encoding uncharacterized protein LOC130629830 isoform X1: MINKHEGNPKIQIEEELTFGFDSTKKEKRLLEFTEDDFIRYQNVFFSLNPENGRLSAHKTRSAFIQSKLPIHDLTKIWKLVKENNDEGMNLVEFSTCLRLIQAAVCGLAIPIKLPQSLTNHKQCTEVNIPIINNERARAYELIFYWLQPDVDGNIKARKVLNFLACSNLSDDVLSRVWSYSGVGDDGVFSYEAFLILLHLTIYCKTSHTTLTKAVLDAYNLLPPKLRKESLNNKENRLIELQLEMKSTQVQKNKHISKEEQKALTESLIQLKRKEQLLKDEIRNSDHKLRERPALKELFNHTSIRSGTTSWRSCIDRMKNEYNEPERLNESEKIFVGDNIVNYSKTLVVTKRLEPRRKSKSDVQRRLTSELLSLTEDIEKFRKETSSDFKELNKEFEQVKATVGQGEVFPSLFDLDKERVKLPKKVEKRKRAEENLILKKHLKVEESELDFYSLFTKLEENEESSEGRASKINSLRSWNFPKERTQRSRLAPTEPESNSRCIEKSTKRNNHRSNFSDQKYKSSSLPRTSPLKYPSNDPKGGSLKRKDFKRNSLRKRKRSDSPENTLASDFANIFKQLSFASDTSPETEDREVKDIVEDVLHHNLKNESFSLAKNKEVYLGSLSDSKNVVIAPQSLPTVINKKTTLIKDNQFVDLPVKENNTTKSFNRTNKNISLQEALAKRKQEYLRSLEAEKDACEEKKENYLITQTERKDSLKKDTSKTGETAVEDTTEDGNLSQLDTKSVFASSKNIFEHQTYTKETPQRLLIKDQSLFKSLLRDHLPHQQTLNHTVDDIQLSSSATLTKRKEDFDKAKSGVGPEVRFKDISVDNSPLKGETTWDVNNNNNNNINKHNKDNNREKTGQFVDHSVNKILRNISFNNKESRSVESNTKSEKEDVKTILKKISNESENNKRDKRKVRHILSQLSFNSARNMATLEELLEMQNNPDLTEQEKKRVAFDIRRRQRQHSEKAEGKVVVLDKATLDKLKQAHLGDELPSNRNMNLFYTGKEAGQSDDAVDLDSMIANENNSGKTLETLSNQRYNAMNKIYDGSQVEHSNRPLTHGNYFETDDMFFHESESEQARQTFIRSKSDASGLESSKGKRVIRTRSGRIIKKGPGLINRNDPEQVSFQQESEWLEKLVGDAVEINKLRGYEDLEARKSTDFIAFGSPMLPTDDPESLRRVAEANEEEERERLRTKSMDVLEENIEIHSRKTWLESLVQSEDDSTVSATPRSQPSTQRDVNIANEISVPPPKTENLDKADGTKKPQTVYHKSDPFQFLEPIYTTQKEVKHEVKKEQQRPKEIISEQTPTQEVFSPTEDDESRGNAYMLPSALRKQKKESVNHAPKQVDADSQHIQSVKQQRSIFEKSNPASNNFKNTNQTNGFVRSNSQASSLSSSRGGSSDCQLTTSTTSLSSTGEITVPVHKQEQATEEEQLKIPSVKEKMRIFMNQSGSKTDDVVLRKKPSEKSSPRPKSYGGANLKQYTFGKDYDDTDNAPKSKQSNGVIIGGGKQKHVTTDVNSATKRHHIDTDRNNNYDVSSDVKRIDIVGKEYKHCVRDQRILKEIEEMEQRENEIRNRRNTANHTERESSNKQTNNVSPNSNTHSVIPRNEAEGLQAFLQENEVKN; the protein is encoded by the exons ATGATTAATAAACATGAAGGAAATCCAAAAATTCAAATTGAAGAAGAATTAACCTTTGGATTTGATTCAACCAAGAAAGAAAAAC gTTTGTTGGAATTCACTGAAGACGACTTTATACGCTatcaaaatgtatttttcagTCTTAATCCTGAAAATGGCAGACTTTCAG CTCATAAAACTCGATCTGCGTTTATTCAATCAAAGTTGCCGATACACGATTTGACAAAAATATG GAAACTTGTCAAAGAAAACAACGACGAAGGAATGAACCTGGTTGAATTTTCTACTTGCTTAAGATTAATTCAAGCAGCTGTGTGTGGATTGGCTATCCCAATAAAATTACCACAATCGCTGACAAATCACAAACAGTGTACGGAGGTAAACATTCCCATCATAAACAATGAAAGAGCGAGAGCGTATGAACTCATCTTCTATTGGTTACAACCAGACGTAGATGGGAACATTAAAG CACGGaaagtgttaaattttttggcATGTTCAAATCTTTCTGATGATGTTTTGTCCAGAGTTTG gagTTACAGTGGCGTTGGAGACGATGGCGTTTTTTCGTATGAGGCGTTTCTTATTCTGCTTCATTTGACTATCTATTGTAAAACAA GTCACACTACTTTGACAAAAGCTGTACTCGACGCTTACAATCTTCTTCCACCCAAG CTACGAAAGGAGAgtctaaataataaagaaaatag gTTAATTGAATTACAGTTGGAGATGAAAAGTACTCAAGTACAAAAG AACAAACATATTTcaaaagaagaacaaaaagcACTGACAGAAAGCTTAATTCAACTGAAAAGAAAGGAGCAGTTGTTAAAAGAC GAAATTAGGAACTCTGATCATAAACTGCGTGAAAGACCAGCTTTAAAAGAACTTTTCAACCACACTTCTATCCGATCGGGAACAACAAGCTGGAGGAGCTGCATAGATAGAATGAAAAATGAGTACAACG AACCTGAAAGATTAAACGAGTCGGAAAAAATATTCGTTGGCGATAACATTGTGAATTACTCGAAAACGTTAGTGGTCACGAAACGTTTAGAACCACGCCGAAAATCGAAGTCTGACGTGCAGAGACGTTTAACAAGCGAATTGCTTTCGCTTACGGAGGATATCGAGAAGTTTCGAAAAGAAACTTCCTCTGACTTCAAAGAATTGAACAAGGAGTTCGAACAG GTGAAAGCTACTGTTGGACAAGGGGAGGTCTTTCCCTCTTTATTCGATCTGGATAAAGAACGAGTGAAGCTTCCAAAGAAAGTCGAGaaaagaaaacgagccgaagaAAATCTCATTTTGAAGAAGCATCTCAAGGTAGAGGAAAGCGAATTAGACTTTTATTCATTGTTTACAAAGTTAGAAGAAAACGAAGAATCAAGTGAAGGTAGAGCATCTAAAATAAATAGTCTTCGTTCTTGGAATTTTCCTAAAGAAAGGACGCAGCGATCGAGATTAGCGCCCACCGAACCAGAATCTAATAGCAGGTGTATAGAAAAATCAACAAAACGTAACAACCATCGTTCGAATTTTTCTGATCAAAAATACAAAAGCAGTTCCTTACCTAGAACAAGCCCTTTAAAGTATCCATCAAATGACCCCAAGGGAGGCTCCTTGAAAAGAAAAGACTTCAAGAGGAATTCGTTAAGAAAACGAAAAAGATCCGATTCGCCCGAGAATACTTTAGCTTCAGATTTTGCAAATATATTCAAACAGTTGTCATTCGCGAGCGATACCTCGCCTGAAACAGAAGATCGCGAAGTGAAAGACATTGTCGAGGACGTTCTGCATCATAATCTAAAGAACGAAAGTTTTTCTCTAGctaaaaataaagaagtttatttgGGTAGTTTGTCTGATTCTAAAAATGTCGTGATTGCGCCTCAAAGTTTACCAACAGttatcaataaaaaaacaactttgatTAAAGATAACCAGTTTGTTGATCTGCCAGTAAAAGAGAATAATACAACTAAATCTTTCAACAGaacgaataaaaatatttctctgcAAGAAGCATTAGCTAAAAGAAAGCAGGAGTATTTGCGAAGCTTGGAAGCGGAGAAAGACGCTTGTgaggaaaagaaagaaaattatttaataactcAAACAGAGCGAAAGGATTCCCTAAAAAAGGATACGAGTAAAACAGGGGAAACCGCTGTCGAGGATACAACCGAAGACGGTAATCTTTCGCAGTTGGACACTAAGTCTGTGTTTGCTTCCTCCAAAAACATATTTGAGCACCAAACCTATACCAAAGAAACCCCCCAAAGATTATTAATCAAAGATCAATCTTTGTTCAAAAGTTTGCTACGTGACCACCTACCACATCAGCAAACTCTAAATCATACAGTTGATGATATTCAACTAAGCAGTAGTGCCACACTCACTAAAAGAAAGGAAGACTTCGACAAAGCAAAAAGCGGAGTAGGACCTGAAGTACGTTTTAAAGATATTTCTGTTGACAATTCTCCATTAAAAGGAGAGACAACGTGGGAcgtaaacaataataacaacaacaatatcaaCAAACATAACAAAGATAACAACAGGGAGAAAACAGGTCAGTTTGTAGATCATTCCGTAAACAAAATACTTCGAAATATCTCGTTCAATAACAAAGAGAGTAGAAGCGTTGAAAGTAACACCAAGAGCGAGAAAGAAGACGTGAAGACGATCCTGAAAAAGATTTCAAACGAATCTGAAAACAATAAACGAGATAAAAGAAAAGTTCGACACATTCTTAGCCAGTTATCATTTAATTCAGCAAGAAATATGGCGACATTAGAAGAATTATTAGAAATGCAG AATAATCCAGATTTAACGGAGCAAGAAAAAAAGCGAGTTGCTTTCGACATTCGAAGACGGCAACGTCAACATTCGGAAAAAGCGGAGGGAAAAGTCGTCGTGCTGGATAAAGCAACGTTGGATAAATTAAAACAAGCACATCTCGGAGACGAACTGCCATCAAACCGAAATATGAATTTGTTTTATACTGGAAAAGAAGCTGGCCAATCAGATGATGCGGTTGATTTGGATAGTATGAtagccaatgaaaacaacagtGGGAAAACTTTGGAAACACTTAGTAACCAAAGATACAACGCTATGAATAAAATTTATGACGGCTCTCAAGTAGAACATTCCAATCGTCCGTTAACGCATGGCAATTATTTTGAAACAGACGACATGTTCTTTCACGAGTCTGAATCTGAACAAGCAAGGCAAACGTTCATCAGATCGAAAAGTGATGCAAGCGGCTTGGAAAGTAGTAAAGGCAAAAGAGTTATTCGAACAAGGAGTGGTAGGATCATTAAGAAGGGTCCCGGGTTGATAAATCGAAACGATCCCGAACAGGTGTCCTTTCAGCAAGAAAGTGAATGGTTGGAAAAATTAGTTGGAGACGCTGTGGAAATTAACAAGTTAAGGGGATATGAAGACCTTGAAGCAAGAAAATCTACAG atTTCATTGCGTTCGGATCACCAATGCTTCCCACTGATGACCCCGAATCTTTAAGAAGAGTTGCGGAAGCAAACGAAGAAGAAGAGAGAGAAAGACTTCGAACAAAAAGTATGGACGTTTTAGAAGAAAATATCGAAATTCATTCTCGAAAAACATGGTTAGAAAGTCTTGTTCAGAGTGAAGATGATAGTACAGTATCAGCCACACCTCGAAGTCAGCCTAGCACACAAAGGGATGTAAATATCGCCAACGAGATATCTGTTCCTCCACCTAAAACAGAAAATCTAGACAAAGCAGATGGCACGAAAAAGCCTCAAACGGTTTATCACAAATCAGACCCGTTCCAGTTCCTTGAACCTATATACACCACCCAAAAGGAGGTGAAACATGAGGTAAAAAAGGAACAACAAAGACCAAAGGAGATTATTTCCGAGCAAACACCTACACAAGAGGTCTTCTCACCTACTGAAGATGACGAATCTCGTGGCAACGCTTACATGCTTCCGTCAGCATTGCGTAAACAGAAGAAAGAAAGTGTCAATCACGCACCCAAACAAGTAGATGCTGATAGCCAACACATCCAGTCGGTGAAGCAACAAAGAAGCATATTTGAGAAGTCGAATCCGGCAagcaataattttaaaaacacgaACCAAACGAATGGATTTGTACGTAGCAACAGCCAAGCATCTAGTCTGTCGTCTTCACGCGGTGGAAGTTCTGATTGTCAGTTAACAACGTCCACAACAAGTCTATCATCAACGGGTGAGATTACTGTTCCAGTTCATAAACAGGAGCAGGCAACCGAGGAGGAACAGCTTAAAATTCCAAGCGTGAAGGAGAAAATGCGAATATTCATGAATCAGTCCGGTTCAAAAACAGACGATGTAGTTTTGAGAAAGAAACCGTCGGAGAAGTCATCGCCGAGGCCTAAGTCGTATGGAGGTGCGAATTTGAAGCAGTACACGTTTGGTAAAGATTACGACGATACAGATAATGCGCCTAAGTCTAAACAATCTAATGGCGTTATTATCGGCGGTGGTAAACAGAAACACGTTACAACAGATGTAAATAGCGCCACTAAACGCCACCACATTGATACTGACAGAAATAACAACTATGACGTGAGTAGTGACGTTAAGCGGATTGATATCGTCGGAAAAGAGTACAAACATTGCGTCAGAGATcaaagaattttaaaagaaattgaagaaaTGGAACAACGAGAAAATGAAATTAGAAACAGGCGTAACACCGCAAATCATACCGAACGTGAGAGCAGTAATAAACAAACCAATAATGTTTCTCCAAATAGCAATACTCATTCTGTCATTCCAAGGAATGAAGCAGAAGGTCTGCAGGCATTTCTACAAGAAAACGAAGTCAAGAATTGA
- the LOC130629830 gene encoding uncharacterized protein LOC130629830 isoform X2: MSKQGLLEFTEDDFIRYQNVFFSLNPENGRLSAHKTRSAFIQSKLPIHDLTKIWKLVKENNDEGMNLVEFSTCLRLIQAAVCGLAIPIKLPQSLTNHKQCTEVNIPIINNERARAYELIFYWLQPDVDGNIKARKVLNFLACSNLSDDVLSRVWSYSGVGDDGVFSYEAFLILLHLTIYCKTSHTTLTKAVLDAYNLLPPKLRKESLNNKENRLIELQLEMKSTQVQKNKHISKEEQKALTESLIQLKRKEQLLKDEIRNSDHKLRERPALKELFNHTSIRSGTTSWRSCIDRMKNEYNEPERLNESEKIFVGDNIVNYSKTLVVTKRLEPRRKSKSDVQRRLTSELLSLTEDIEKFRKETSSDFKELNKEFEQVKATVGQGEVFPSLFDLDKERVKLPKKVEKRKRAEENLILKKHLKVEESELDFYSLFTKLEENEESSEGRASKINSLRSWNFPKERTQRSRLAPTEPESNSRCIEKSTKRNNHRSNFSDQKYKSSSLPRTSPLKYPSNDPKGGSLKRKDFKRNSLRKRKRSDSPENTLASDFANIFKQLSFASDTSPETEDREVKDIVEDVLHHNLKNESFSLAKNKEVYLGSLSDSKNVVIAPQSLPTVINKKTTLIKDNQFVDLPVKENNTTKSFNRTNKNISLQEALAKRKQEYLRSLEAEKDACEEKKENYLITQTERKDSLKKDTSKTGETAVEDTTEDGNLSQLDTKSVFASSKNIFEHQTYTKETPQRLLIKDQSLFKSLLRDHLPHQQTLNHTVDDIQLSSSATLTKRKEDFDKAKSGVGPEVRFKDISVDNSPLKGETTWDVNNNNNNNINKHNKDNNREKTGQFVDHSVNKILRNISFNNKESRSVESNTKSEKEDVKTILKKISNESENNKRDKRKVRHILSQLSFNSARNMATLEELLEMQNNPDLTEQEKKRVAFDIRRRQRQHSEKAEGKVVVLDKATLDKLKQAHLGDELPSNRNMNLFYTGKEAGQSDDAVDLDSMIANENNSGKTLETLSNQRYNAMNKIYDGSQVEHSNRPLTHGNYFETDDMFFHESESEQARQTFIRSKSDASGLESSKGKRVIRTRSGRIIKKGPGLINRNDPEQVSFQQESEWLEKLVGDAVEINKLRGYEDLEARKSTDFIAFGSPMLPTDDPESLRRVAEANEEEERERLRTKSMDVLEENIEIHSRKTWLESLVQSEDDSTVSATPRSQPSTQRDVNIANEISVPPPKTENLDKADGTKKPQTVYHKSDPFQFLEPIYTTQKEVKHEVKKEQQRPKEIISEQTPTQEVFSPTEDDESRGNAYMLPSALRKQKKESVNHAPKQVDADSQHIQSVKQQRSIFEKSNPASNNFKNTNQTNGFVRSNSQASSLSSSRGGSSDCQLTTSTTSLSSTGEITVPVHKQEQATEEEQLKIPSVKEKMRIFMNQSGSKTDDVVLRKKPSEKSSPRPKSYGGANLKQYTFGKDYDDTDNAPKSKQSNGVIIGGGKQKHVTTDVNSATKRHHIDTDRNNNYDVSSDVKRIDIVGKEYKHCVRDQRILKEIEEMEQRENEIRNRRNTANHTERESSNKQTNNVSPNSNTHSVIPRNEAEGLQAFLQENEVKN, from the exons ATGTCAAAACAAG gTTTGTTGGAATTCACTGAAGACGACTTTATACGCTatcaaaatgtatttttcagTCTTAATCCTGAAAATGGCAGACTTTCAG CTCATAAAACTCGATCTGCGTTTATTCAATCAAAGTTGCCGATACACGATTTGACAAAAATATG GAAACTTGTCAAAGAAAACAACGACGAAGGAATGAACCTGGTTGAATTTTCTACTTGCTTAAGATTAATTCAAGCAGCTGTGTGTGGATTGGCTATCCCAATAAAATTACCACAATCGCTGACAAATCACAAACAGTGTACGGAGGTAAACATTCCCATCATAAACAATGAAAGAGCGAGAGCGTATGAACTCATCTTCTATTGGTTACAACCAGACGTAGATGGGAACATTAAAG CACGGaaagtgttaaattttttggcATGTTCAAATCTTTCTGATGATGTTTTGTCCAGAGTTTG gagTTACAGTGGCGTTGGAGACGATGGCGTTTTTTCGTATGAGGCGTTTCTTATTCTGCTTCATTTGACTATCTATTGTAAAACAA GTCACACTACTTTGACAAAAGCTGTACTCGACGCTTACAATCTTCTTCCACCCAAG CTACGAAAGGAGAgtctaaataataaagaaaatag gTTAATTGAATTACAGTTGGAGATGAAAAGTACTCAAGTACAAAAG AACAAACATATTTcaaaagaagaacaaaaagcACTGACAGAAAGCTTAATTCAACTGAAAAGAAAGGAGCAGTTGTTAAAAGAC GAAATTAGGAACTCTGATCATAAACTGCGTGAAAGACCAGCTTTAAAAGAACTTTTCAACCACACTTCTATCCGATCGGGAACAACAAGCTGGAGGAGCTGCATAGATAGAATGAAAAATGAGTACAACG AACCTGAAAGATTAAACGAGTCGGAAAAAATATTCGTTGGCGATAACATTGTGAATTACTCGAAAACGTTAGTGGTCACGAAACGTTTAGAACCACGCCGAAAATCGAAGTCTGACGTGCAGAGACGTTTAACAAGCGAATTGCTTTCGCTTACGGAGGATATCGAGAAGTTTCGAAAAGAAACTTCCTCTGACTTCAAAGAATTGAACAAGGAGTTCGAACAG GTGAAAGCTACTGTTGGACAAGGGGAGGTCTTTCCCTCTTTATTCGATCTGGATAAAGAACGAGTGAAGCTTCCAAAGAAAGTCGAGaaaagaaaacgagccgaagaAAATCTCATTTTGAAGAAGCATCTCAAGGTAGAGGAAAGCGAATTAGACTTTTATTCATTGTTTACAAAGTTAGAAGAAAACGAAGAATCAAGTGAAGGTAGAGCATCTAAAATAAATAGTCTTCGTTCTTGGAATTTTCCTAAAGAAAGGACGCAGCGATCGAGATTAGCGCCCACCGAACCAGAATCTAATAGCAGGTGTATAGAAAAATCAACAAAACGTAACAACCATCGTTCGAATTTTTCTGATCAAAAATACAAAAGCAGTTCCTTACCTAGAACAAGCCCTTTAAAGTATCCATCAAATGACCCCAAGGGAGGCTCCTTGAAAAGAAAAGACTTCAAGAGGAATTCGTTAAGAAAACGAAAAAGATCCGATTCGCCCGAGAATACTTTAGCTTCAGATTTTGCAAATATATTCAAACAGTTGTCATTCGCGAGCGATACCTCGCCTGAAACAGAAGATCGCGAAGTGAAAGACATTGTCGAGGACGTTCTGCATCATAATCTAAAGAACGAAAGTTTTTCTCTAGctaaaaataaagaagtttatttgGGTAGTTTGTCTGATTCTAAAAATGTCGTGATTGCGCCTCAAAGTTTACCAACAGttatcaataaaaaaacaactttgatTAAAGATAACCAGTTTGTTGATCTGCCAGTAAAAGAGAATAATACAACTAAATCTTTCAACAGaacgaataaaaatatttctctgcAAGAAGCATTAGCTAAAAGAAAGCAGGAGTATTTGCGAAGCTTGGAAGCGGAGAAAGACGCTTGTgaggaaaagaaagaaaattatttaataactcAAACAGAGCGAAAGGATTCCCTAAAAAAGGATACGAGTAAAACAGGGGAAACCGCTGTCGAGGATACAACCGAAGACGGTAATCTTTCGCAGTTGGACACTAAGTCTGTGTTTGCTTCCTCCAAAAACATATTTGAGCACCAAACCTATACCAAAGAAACCCCCCAAAGATTATTAATCAAAGATCAATCTTTGTTCAAAAGTTTGCTACGTGACCACCTACCACATCAGCAAACTCTAAATCATACAGTTGATGATATTCAACTAAGCAGTAGTGCCACACTCACTAAAAGAAAGGAAGACTTCGACAAAGCAAAAAGCGGAGTAGGACCTGAAGTACGTTTTAAAGATATTTCTGTTGACAATTCTCCATTAAAAGGAGAGACAACGTGGGAcgtaaacaataataacaacaacaatatcaaCAAACATAACAAAGATAACAACAGGGAGAAAACAGGTCAGTTTGTAGATCATTCCGTAAACAAAATACTTCGAAATATCTCGTTCAATAACAAAGAGAGTAGAAGCGTTGAAAGTAACACCAAGAGCGAGAAAGAAGACGTGAAGACGATCCTGAAAAAGATTTCAAACGAATCTGAAAACAATAAACGAGATAAAAGAAAAGTTCGACACATTCTTAGCCAGTTATCATTTAATTCAGCAAGAAATATGGCGACATTAGAAGAATTATTAGAAATGCAG AATAATCCAGATTTAACGGAGCAAGAAAAAAAGCGAGTTGCTTTCGACATTCGAAGACGGCAACGTCAACATTCGGAAAAAGCGGAGGGAAAAGTCGTCGTGCTGGATAAAGCAACGTTGGATAAATTAAAACAAGCACATCTCGGAGACGAACTGCCATCAAACCGAAATATGAATTTGTTTTATACTGGAAAAGAAGCTGGCCAATCAGATGATGCGGTTGATTTGGATAGTATGAtagccaatgaaaacaacagtGGGAAAACTTTGGAAACACTTAGTAACCAAAGATACAACGCTATGAATAAAATTTATGACGGCTCTCAAGTAGAACATTCCAATCGTCCGTTAACGCATGGCAATTATTTTGAAACAGACGACATGTTCTTTCACGAGTCTGAATCTGAACAAGCAAGGCAAACGTTCATCAGATCGAAAAGTGATGCAAGCGGCTTGGAAAGTAGTAAAGGCAAAAGAGTTATTCGAACAAGGAGTGGTAGGATCATTAAGAAGGGTCCCGGGTTGATAAATCGAAACGATCCCGAACAGGTGTCCTTTCAGCAAGAAAGTGAATGGTTGGAAAAATTAGTTGGAGACGCTGTGGAAATTAACAAGTTAAGGGGATATGAAGACCTTGAAGCAAGAAAATCTACAG atTTCATTGCGTTCGGATCACCAATGCTTCCCACTGATGACCCCGAATCTTTAAGAAGAGTTGCGGAAGCAAACGAAGAAGAAGAGAGAGAAAGACTTCGAACAAAAAGTATGGACGTTTTAGAAGAAAATATCGAAATTCATTCTCGAAAAACATGGTTAGAAAGTCTTGTTCAGAGTGAAGATGATAGTACAGTATCAGCCACACCTCGAAGTCAGCCTAGCACACAAAGGGATGTAAATATCGCCAACGAGATATCTGTTCCTCCACCTAAAACAGAAAATCTAGACAAAGCAGATGGCACGAAAAAGCCTCAAACGGTTTATCACAAATCAGACCCGTTCCAGTTCCTTGAACCTATATACACCACCCAAAAGGAGGTGAAACATGAGGTAAAAAAGGAACAACAAAGACCAAAGGAGATTATTTCCGAGCAAACACCTACACAAGAGGTCTTCTCACCTACTGAAGATGACGAATCTCGTGGCAACGCTTACATGCTTCCGTCAGCATTGCGTAAACAGAAGAAAGAAAGTGTCAATCACGCACCCAAACAAGTAGATGCTGATAGCCAACACATCCAGTCGGTGAAGCAACAAAGAAGCATATTTGAGAAGTCGAATCCGGCAagcaataattttaaaaacacgaACCAAACGAATGGATTTGTACGTAGCAACAGCCAAGCATCTAGTCTGTCGTCTTCACGCGGTGGAAGTTCTGATTGTCAGTTAACAACGTCCACAACAAGTCTATCATCAACGGGTGAGATTACTGTTCCAGTTCATAAACAGGAGCAGGCAACCGAGGAGGAACAGCTTAAAATTCCAAGCGTGAAGGAGAAAATGCGAATATTCATGAATCAGTCCGGTTCAAAAACAGACGATGTAGTTTTGAGAAAGAAACCGTCGGAGAAGTCATCGCCGAGGCCTAAGTCGTATGGAGGTGCGAATTTGAAGCAGTACACGTTTGGTAAAGATTACGACGATACAGATAATGCGCCTAAGTCTAAACAATCTAATGGCGTTATTATCGGCGGTGGTAAACAGAAACACGTTACAACAGATGTAAATAGCGCCACTAAACGCCACCACATTGATACTGACAGAAATAACAACTATGACGTGAGTAGTGACGTTAAGCGGATTGATATCGTCGGAAAAGAGTACAAACATTGCGTCAGAGATcaaagaattttaaaagaaattgaagaaaTGGAACAACGAGAAAATGAAATTAGAAACAGGCGTAACACCGCAAATCATACCGAACGTGAGAGCAGTAATAAACAAACCAATAATGTTTCTCCAAATAGCAATACTCATTCTGTCATTCCAAGGAATGAAGCAGAAGGTCTGCAGGCATTTCTACAAGAAAACGAAGTCAAGAATTGA